One Helianthus annuus cultivar XRQ/B chromosome 7, HanXRQr2.0-SUNRISE, whole genome shotgun sequence genomic region harbors:
- the LOC110868920 gene encoding putative F-box protein At5g50220, with the protein MKTGTKRSRKESEAEQASRKKKKVDCFASLHDDLLIDILQKLPADILRYKTRFVCKRWFSLITNRILFDHASLILETSYGSRTVRLLDISEDKHGLTLKEQNLEIPYTGRIKSWCNEFLLITDLYKEGSLFIYDMIRKQGSFLPPCSTSCGGHYGCKCGVGLSYDKFKGVYKVVHAFLGPQIQCELLIFKGDIASCNSLKWKKISGPYYTGQRRYYWDDPVSVQGRYFHWDVHCSKYLVSMDTVKERFRQTCLPGSDVFPMNKRYSLVEMGGFLSLLHKVSEDKINVWMLKDYQRSKWEILQSINVSSHVWSSIYPGRVLPLPVTCVKGKRYIVFRKPGSETGLYSYDLENKIMRRLDVNIAPAERCVVRTTEAASFF; encoded by the coding sequence ATGAAAACTGGAACGAAAAGGAGCAGGAAAGAGAGCGAAGCCGAACAAGCGTCGAGGAAGAAAAAGAAAGTCGACTGTTTCGCCTCTCTTCACGATGACCTCCTTATAGACATCCTTCAAAAGCTTCCAGCCGATATACTCCGCTACAAAACAAGATTCGTTTGCAAACGGTGGTTCAGTTTGATCACCAACAGGATATTATTCGACCATGCGTCTTTGATTCTCGAGACTTCATATGGAAGCCGCACCGTCCGTCTCTTGGATATAAGCGAAGATAAGCACGGGCTAACGTTGAAAGAACAAAATCTCGAAATACCATATACCGGCCGTATAAAGTCTTGGTGTAACGAATTTCTTCTAATAACCGACCTCTACAAAGAAGGATCGTTGTTCATATACGATATGATACGTAAACAAGGATCGTTTCTTCCCCCATGTTCGACTTCTTGCGGAGGACATTACGGTTGCAAATGCGGAGTCGGTCTTTCGTACGACAAATTTAAGGGAGTATACAAAGTTGTTCACGCGTTTTTGGGCCCGCAAATCCAATGTGAACTTCTTATCTTTAAAGGCGATATTGCTTCTTGCAATTCGTTAAAATGGAAAAAGATTAGCGGGCCGTATTATACGGGTCAACGGCGGTATTATTGGGACGACCCGGTTTCTGTTCAAGGCAGGTACTTTCATTGGGACGTTCATTGTTCGAAGTACTTGGTTTCGATGGATACAGTTAAAGAGCGATTTCGTCAAACGTGCTTGCCCGGATCGGACGTTTTTCCTATGAACAAACGGTATTCTTTGGTTGAAATGGGCGGGTTTCTCTCGCTTCTTCATAAAGTTTCGGAGGATAAAATCAACGTATGGATGCTTAAGGATTATCAAAGGTCAAAGTGGGAGATTTTGCAGTCGATAAACGTTTCAAGCCATGTGTGGTCGAGCATTTATCCGGgtcgggttcttcctcttccggTTACTTGCGTGAAAGGCAAGAGGTATATCGTTTTTCGGAAACCCGGATCTGAAACCGGTTTATACAGTTATGATTTGGAAAATAAGATCATGAGACGGCTAGATGTTAATATCGCACCTGCGGAACGTTGTGTGGTTCGAACAACGGAAGCTGCAAGTTTTTTTTGA
- the LOC110868917 gene encoding LIM domain-containing protein WLIM2b encodes MSFIGTQQKCKACGKTVYPVELLSADGIDYHKSCFKCSHCKGTLKLSNYSSMEGVLYCKPHFEQLFKESGNFNKNFTSPAKAAEKLSPMLTKSPSKAAGMFSGTQDKCATCGKTAYPLEKVTVENQAYHKSCFKCSHGGCSLSPSNYAALEGILYCKHHFSQLFKEKGSYNHLIKSASIKRTAAAAAAAATPDAASIPE; translated from the exons ATGTCTTTTATTGGAACACAGCAGAAATGCAAGGCTTGTGGGAAGACAGTTTACCCTGTGGAACTTTTGTCTGCTGATGGTATTGATTATCACAAATCTTGCTTCAAGTGTAGCCATTGCAAAGGTACCCTTAAG CTGAGCAATTACTCGTCAATGGAAGGAGTGCTCTACTGCAAGCCTCACTTTGAGCAACTCTTCAAGGAAAGCGGCAACTTCAACAAGAACTTCACATCAC CTGCAAAGGCTGCTGAGAAGTTGTCGCCAATGCTG ACAAAGTCACCTAGCAAAGCTGCTGGCATGTTCTCCGGTACCCAAGACAAATGCGCTACTTGTGGCAAAACAGCTTATCCTCTGGAGAAG GTAACAGTGGAGAACCAAGCATACCACAAGTCATGTTTCAAGTGCTCACACGGAGGATGTTCTTTATCGCCATCAAACTATGCAGCTTTGGAGGGAATCTTGTACTGCAAGCATCATTTTTCGCAGCTATTCAAGGAGAAGGGCAGCTACAATCATCTCATCAAGTCGGCATCCATCAAACGCACTGCGGCAGCCGCAGCCGCAGCAGCGACACCAGATGCCGCTTCTATTCCAGAATGA
- the LOC110868916 gene encoding probable sugar phosphate/phosphate translocator At3g11320, with protein MSAIKTPPPNKLLTFGLVSSWYSSNIGVLLLNKYLLTNYGFKYPIFLTMCHMSSCALLSYIAIAWLKMVPLQVIRSRVQFVKISALSLIFCASVVSGNVSLRYLPVSFNQAVGATTPFFTAVFAYVMTLKMETWLTYVTLVPVVTGVVIASGGEPSFNLFGFIMCVGATAARALKTVVQGILLSSDGEKLNSMNLLLYMAPIAVLLLLPATMYMEENVVGITIALARQDFGIVWLLILNSSLAYFVNLTNFLVTKHTSALTLQVLGNAKGAVAVVVSILIFKNPVSVTGMAGYTFTVMGVILYGEVKKRSAK; from the exons ATGTCAGCAATCAAGACCCCCCCACCAAACAAATTGCTCACATTTGGCCTTGTATCATCATGGTACTCATCAAACATAGGTGTCTTATTGCTCAACAAATACTTGTTAACCAATTATGGATTCAAATACCCAATCTTTCTAACAATGTGTCACATGTCTTCATGTGCTTTGTTAAGCTACATTGCCATTGCATGGTTAAAGATGGTGCCATTGCAAGTTATCCGGTCTCGGGTTCAATTCGTTAAGATTTCTGCATTGAGTTTGATCTTTTGTGCATCTGTTGTTAGTGGGAATGTGTCGTTGAGGTATTTGCCTGTGTCGTTTAATCAAGCGGTTGGTGCTACGACGCCTTTTTTCACTGCGGTTTTCGCTTATGTTATGACTTTGAAGATGGAGACTTGGCTTACTTATGTCACCCTTGTTCCTGTTGTTACTGGTGTTGTTATTGCAAGTGGG GGCGAGCCAAGTTTCAATCTTTTCGGATTCATAATGTGCGTTGGCGCTACTGCTGCGAGAGCACTTAAAACCGTGGTGCAAGGGATACTGCTTTCCTCTGACGG GGAGAAGCTAAACTCTATGAATCTCCTTCTGTACATGGCTCCTATTGCGGTTCTTCTTCTGCTACCCGCAACAATGTACATGGAAGAAAATGTTGTCGGCATAACAATAGCGCTCGCTCGACAAGATTTTGGGATTGTTTGGCTGTTGATTTTGAACTCTTCTCTTGCTTATTTTGTGAATTTAACCAACTTTTTGGTCACAAAACATACAAGCGCACTTACACTTCAG GTTCTTGGAAATGCAAAAGGGGCGGTAGCAGTTGTTGTGTCGAtattaatatttaaaaatccAGTTTCTGTGACGGGGATGGCGGGATACACATTCACGGTTATGGGGGTTATTCTTTACGGTGAAGTTAAAAAGCGTAGCGCTAAATAA
- the LOC110868918 gene encoding 60S ribosomal protein L35a-1 → MVKGRQGERVRLYTRGTILGYKRSKSNQYPNTSLIQVEGVNTKEEVTWYQGKRMAYIYKAKVKKNGSHYRCIWGKVTRPHGNTGVVRAKFKSNLPPKSMGSRVRVFMYPSNI, encoded by the exons ATGGTGAAGGGCCGTCAAGGAGAACGCGTCAG ACTCTACACCAGAGGAACAATTCTCGGCTACAAAAG GTCAAAGTCAAACCAGTATCCAAACACATCCTTGATTCAAGTTGAAGGAGTGAACACGAAGGAGGAGGTTACATGGTACCAAGGGAAGCGTATGGCGTACATCTACAAAGCCAAAGTGAAGAAGAACGGATCACATTATCGCTGCATTTGGGGGAAAGTTACCAGGCCGCATGGTAACACCGGTGTTGTGCGGGCCAAGTTCAAGTCTAACCTTCCACCCAAATCTATG GGGTCTAGGGTTAGAGTGTTCATGTACCCAAGCAACATTTAA
- the LOC110868919 gene encoding glucan endo-1,3-beta-glucosidase 13 — translation MPLSLSLITILSLLLSTATATTLGVTYTATSDAPPPEQLIATFLSLKITAVRLPNPNPNLIRAFTYTNISLFLTIPNSVIPAISGNRSAADLWLFAHVIPFYPRARITAISVGTDVFSQGDVTVTDLLVPAVRNVKLSLTDIGITEITVSTTLSFVNVITTSFPPSSARFLEPVNTLVIRPLLDLLAETNSSFFVSLDSYSVYKLRPEIPIGFALFQQHAFNFREDTVTGVRYRNLFDIMLDAVIVAMAVAGHENIPVVVAETGWPCYDSNNEVEAREVYAKMYLQGLVNHVRSGKGTPLKREGATEVYVYELFDRNDTGSESLGWQNWGFCYLNMSLKFDIDFSNGGGSMLMEEGVKMVTMCLMILVLYTF, via the exons ATGCCACTTTCACTCTCTCTCATCACCATCCTCTCTCTCCTCCTTTCCACCGCTACCGCCACCACACTCGGCGTCACCTACACCGCCACCTCCGACGCACCACCACCGGAACAACTCATCGCCACCTTCCTCTCTCTCAAAATCACCGCCGTACGCCtcccaaaccctaaccctaacctcATCCGCGCCTTCACCTACACCAACATCTCCCTCTTCCTCACCATACCTAACTCCGTCATCCCCGCCATCTCCGGCAACCGCTCCGCCGCTGACCTCTGGCTTTTCGCACACGTCATCCCGTTCTATCCTCGCGCTCGCATCACCGCCATCTCCGTCGGAACTGATGTTTTCTCTCAAGGTGACGTCACTGTTACCGATCTTCTCGTTCCGGCGGTTCGCAACGTTAAACTCTCACTCACCGACATTGGAATTACAGAAATCACTGTTTCAACCACGCTGTCGTTTGTTAACGTGATAACGACGTCGTTTCCGCCTTCTTCCGCTCGGTTTCTAGAGCCTGTTAACACTTTAGTTATCAGACCGTTACTAGATCTGTTAGCCGAAACAAATTCATCATTCTTCGTGAGTTTAGATTCATACTCTGTTTACAAATTACGTCCGGAGATTCCGATCGGTTTCGCTCTGTTTCAACAGCACGCATTTAACTTCCGTGAGGATACCGTCACCGGAGTTAG GTACCGGAACCTGTTTGATATAATGTTAGATGCGGTCATTGTGGCGATGGCGGTGGCCGGACACGAGAATATtccggtggtggtggcggagacAGGATGGCCGTGTTATGATTCGAATAATGAAGTTGAGGCGCGTGAAGTTTACGCGAAAATGTACTTGCAAGGTTTGGTTAATCATGTACGGTCCGGGAAAGGGACGCCGTTGAAGCGAGAAGGTGCGACGGAGGTTTATGTTTACGAGTTGTTCGATAGGAATGATACTGGAAGTGAGAGTTTGGGGTGGCAGAATTGGGGGTTTTGTTATTTGAATATGAGTTTGAAGTTTGATATTGATTTCAGCAATGGTGGTGGGTCAATGTTAATGGAAGAAGGTGTTAAAATGGTTACCATGTGCCTAATGATACTGGTATTGTATACTTTTTAG